The Chryseobacterium indicum genome includes a window with the following:
- a CDS encoding T9SS type A sorting domain-containing protein yields MRKYIYSIIALLMVTLCSAQLYVSQAEYFWDTDPGTGNGTPVLATDGNLNSAFEYLTKTGIATPGNGLHKLCLRVKDNTGVWGPVFTNIINVQQNNTSTIMAVSQAEYFWDTDPGTGNGTQVLATDGNFDSTYEQLTKTGINLPSAGLHVFNIRVKDNSGVWGPVFKNVINIQSATVSGCWKMISAGNTHSMGIKTDGTLWGWGENSLGQLGDGTSISRNVPVQIGTANNWQKIFAGQQYSVGIKTDGTLWAWGYNNIGQLGDGTFVNRIVPVQIGNSTDWINVSVGNGSNLAIKSNGTLWGWGNNFKGQLGDGTTVDKNVPTQIGTATNWKTVDIGEGFSLAIKNNGTLWTWGYNDYGQLGDGTTSNRLLPGQIGTDVDWADVAAGYSHSVARKGNGILYTWGNNSSGQLGDGTNINRYTPIAVHDGIQSIDAGWYNTIGVSMFGNMFSCGHNLFGQLGDGTNNNRNWISVGNATNHKSVSAGAFHTLSLDTNNNLKSCGINEQGRLGDGTLINKNTLTAIACPISNLAVDEFIPTVENLKVFPNPVNDILNISSDQKIISITVFNASGQLIISKVINDKKTAIDVSGLLSGVYTVKIDAGDKNVKTVKVIKR; encoded by the coding sequence ATGAGAAAATATATTTACAGTATTATTGCTTTGCTTATGGTAACATTGTGTTCTGCGCAATTATATGTAAGTCAGGCAGAGTATTTTTGGGATACCGACCCAGGAACAGGAAATGGAACTCCGGTTTTGGCAACAGACGGAAATCTCAATAGTGCCTTTGAATATTTAACGAAAACAGGCATTGCAACACCTGGAAATGGATTACATAAATTATGTCTCCGTGTTAAAGATAATACGGGAGTCTGGGGACCGGTTTTTACTAATATTATTAATGTTCAGCAAAATAATACATCCACAATAATGGCTGTTTCACAAGCCGAATACTTTTGGGATACAGATCCCGGAACAGGAAACGGAACTCAGGTTTTAGCAACTGACGGGAATTTTGACAGCACTTATGAACAACTAACCAAAACAGGAATCAACTTACCATCTGCGGGATTACATGTTTTTAATATTCGTGTTAAAGATAATTCAGGAGTTTGGGGCCCAGTCTTTAAAAATGTAATTAATATTCAGTCAGCCACTGTTTCAGGTTGTTGGAAAATGATAAGTGCAGGTAATACTCATTCGATGGGAATTAAAACAGATGGAACTCTTTGGGGTTGGGGAGAGAATTCTTTAGGACAGCTTGGCGACGGAACAAGTATTTCTAGAAATGTTCCGGTACAAATTGGAACTGCGAATAATTGGCAAAAGATTTTTGCTGGTCAGCAATATTCTGTTGGGATTAAAACTGACGGAACACTTTGGGCATGGGGTTATAATAATATAGGACAATTAGGAGATGGTACCTTTGTCAATAGAATCGTCCCTGTGCAAATCGGAAATTCTACAGATTGGATAAATGTTTCCGTTGGAAATGGATCAAATCTGGCAATTAAGTCTAACGGTACCCTTTGGGGGTGGGGGAATAATTTTAAAGGTCAACTTGGAGATGGTACAACCGTTGACAAAAATGTTCCTACTCAAATAGGTACAGCCACAAATTGGAAAACGGTTGATATAGGAGAAGGTTTTTCTTTAGCTATAAAAAATAATGGAACGCTTTGGACTTGGGGATATAATGACTATGGACAACTAGGTGATGGTACTACATCAAATCGACTTTTACCAGGACAAATCGGAACAGATGTTGATTGGGCTGACGTAGCAGCAGGATATTCACATAGTGTTGCAAGAAAAGGAAATGGTATTCTATATACATGGGGAAACAATAGTTCTGGGCAATTGGGTGATGGAACGAATATAAACAGATATACACCAATAGCTGTACATGATGGTATTCAAAGTATTGATGCTGGTTGGTATAATACAATTGGAGTAAGTATGTTTGGAAATATGTTTTCTTGCGGACATAATCTTTTTGGTCAATTGGGAGATGGTACCAATAATAATAGAAACTGGATTTCTGTAGGAAATGCAACTAATCATAAATCAGTTTCGGCGGGAGCTTTTCATACTTTATCTTTAGATACAAATAATAATCTGAAATCTTGCGGAATTAATGAACAGGGAAGATTAGGTGATGGTACCCTAATTAATAAAAATACTCTTACAGCAATTGCATGTCCTATAAGTAACCTTGCTGTTGATGAATTCATACCTACAGTAGAGAATTTAAAAGTTTTTCCAAATCCGGTAAATGATATATTGAATATCTCTTCTGATCAAAAAATAATCTCGATAACAGTTTTCAATGCATCAGGACAATTAATAATATCCAAAGTAATCAATGATAAAAAAACAGCCATTGATGTTTCTGGCTTATTATCGGGAGTTTACACGGTGAAAATAGATGCCGGTGATAAAAATGTGAAAACAGTGAAAGTGATTAAAAGATAA
- a CDS encoding DUF3276 family protein — protein sequence MSEYKERHENEIFTKVLKAGRRTYFFDVRETKAGDYYLTITESKKNFGENGEATFEKHKIYLYKEDFKSFQEMFNESTDFIINEKGEDVISEKHDKDFKSRSYTIDSDDEV from the coding sequence ATGAGTGAATACAAGGAACGCCATGAAAATGAAATTTTCACGAAGGTGTTAAAAGCAGGGAGAAGAACTTATTTCTTTGATGTGCGCGAGACGAAAGCAGGAGATTATTATCTTACGATTACAGAAAGTAAGAAGAATTTCGGAGAGAATGGAGAAGCTACATTCGAGAAGCATAAAATTTACCTTTACAAGGAAGATTTTAAGAGTTTTCAGGAGATGTTTAATGAGTCCACAGATTTCATCATTAACGAGAAGGGTGAGGATGTAATATCAGAAAAACACGACAAAGACTTCAAAAGCAGATCTTACACCATCGATTCTGACGACGAAGTTTAA
- a CDS encoding ABC transporter ATP-binding protein has protein sequence MKALKTLNPYFWKHKILLFWGVLFIIASNFFNIYKVQFVGKSVDELTKNGNLGFNRQVLIYVAIIVGCSLLTGFFTFMMRQTIIVASRRIEYELKNKIYRHYQDLSLTDYKQTTIGDLMNRLSEDVVAVRMYLGPGVMYVANLIVLVVITAIYMLTTDVSMTLWTLLPLPILSFAIYKVSSIINQKSKIMQKSQSAISTFVQDSFSGIRVVKFFARENYIKKNYGTKVTDYQNKALDLAKTEAYFFTIILFVIGLLNVAIIWIGGQKYIAGELSIGKIADFFMYINTLIFPFSMVGWVTSVNQRAEASMQRINEFMDKKSEIVNKNFDNYEIKGDIEFRNVSYVYPNTGIRALDNLSFTLKAGESLAIMGKTGSGKSTIALLLCRLIDPTEGEILIDGKNLKEHNLENYRNFIGYIPQESYLFSDSIENNIGFAIDRSSHEKVVEYAKIADVDKNIVEFKEQYQTMVGERGVMLSGGQKQRICIARALIKDPNIIIFDDSLSALDTETEQNILENIDRKIRNATSIIITHRESSAQRADKILNLTEINNSVTA, from the coding sequence ATGAAAGCGCTAAAAACATTAAACCCCTATTTCTGGAAGCACAAAATATTGTTGTTCTGGGGAGTATTATTCATCATTGCAAGTAATTTTTTCAACATATATAAGGTTCAGTTTGTAGGAAAATCTGTGGACGAGCTTACGAAAAACGGGAATTTAGGATTCAACAGACAGGTTTTAATCTATGTTGCCATTATTGTCGGCTGTTCTTTACTCACCGGATTTTTCACCTTTATGATGCGACAGACGATTATTGTGGCTTCAAGAAGAATAGAATATGAACTTAAAAATAAAATCTACAGACATTATCAGGATCTATCTTTAACGGATTATAAGCAAACCACGATCGGAGATTTAATGAACCGTTTAAGTGAAGATGTGGTTGCAGTAAGGATGTATCTCGGTCCGGGAGTGATGTATGTTGCCAATTTAATTGTTCTTGTGGTAATCACAGCAATTTATATGCTTACTACGGATGTCTCGATGACACTCTGGACTTTACTACCCCTTCCGATTTTATCCTTTGCTATTTACAAGGTAAGCTCAATTATCAATCAGAAATCGAAGATCATGCAGAAAAGCCAGTCGGCAATTTCTACTTTTGTACAGGATAGTTTTTCGGGAATCCGCGTGGTGAAATTTTTTGCAAGGGAAAATTATATCAAAAAAAATTATGGTACGAAGGTAACCGACTATCAGAACAAAGCATTGGATCTGGCAAAAACGGAAGCTTATTTCTTTACGATTATTTTATTCGTTATTGGTTTGCTGAATGTTGCCATTATCTGGATCGGAGGACAGAAATATATTGCAGGAGAATTAAGCATTGGGAAAATTGCTGATTTTTTCATGTACATCAATACGCTTATTTTCCCTTTCTCAATGGTTGGCTGGGTTACCTCCGTGAATCAGAGAGCAGAAGCTTCCATGCAGAGAATTAACGAATTCATGGATAAAAAATCTGAAATCGTTAATAAGAACTTCGACAATTATGAAATTAAAGGCGATATTGAGTTCCGAAATGTTTCTTATGTTTATCCGAATACGGGAATCAGAGCTCTGGATAATTTAAGTTTTACTCTTAAAGCCGGAGAATCTCTAGCCATCATGGGAAAAACAGGAAGCGGAAAATCTACGATTGCCTTGCTTCTCTGCCGTTTGATTGATCCTACGGAAGGTGAAATTTTAATTGACGGTAAAAATTTAAAGGAACATAATTTAGAAAACTACAGAAATTTCATCGGATATATTCCTCAGGAAAGTTATCTTTTTTCGGATTCTATTGAAAATAACATCGGTTTTGCCATCGACAGATCTTCCCACGAAAAAGTGGTGGAATACGCTAAAATTGCTGATGTCGACAAAAATATTGTTGAATTCAAAGAACAGTACCAAACCATGGTTGGAGAGCGTGGCGTCATGCTTTCCGGAGGTCAGAAACAGCGAATCTGTATTGCCAGAGCGCTGATTAAAGATCCGAACATCATTATTTTTGATGATTCTCTCTCTGCTCTGGACACTGAAACAGAACAGAACATTCTTGAAAATATAGACCGAAAAATCCGTAATGCAACTTCTATAATCATCACACACAGAGAGTCTAGCGCACAGAGAGCCGACAAAATCCTCAACTTAACCGAAATTAACAATTCCGTAACAGCATAG
- a CDS encoding transcription antitermination protein NusB, with the protein MLGRRQIREKVVQTVYSYYQNPVKFDVLEKNMFAGIEKIYHLYIYQLNFLVALKELAENQIEIGKNKYIKTDADINPNQKFINNQVLIKLEENPERLFFTGQHKQLKWDLHDDLLVKTFQRMSAGKRYQDFMKEEGYSFEEDQKFIGKLFLRYIAENDDFHDYLGDKELSWYDDIHIANSMVQKTIGFLKEDEESRTLIKMIKDEDDKTFAMKLLRNTLDSWENNEKKLEERLENWDLERVSLMDKVILSTAMAELDNFPFTPSRVIINEYIEIAKVFATDRSNIFINGILDKYCKDLNRI; encoded by the coding sequence ATGTTAGGAAGACGACAAATCCGTGAAAAAGTAGTACAGACTGTGTATTCTTATTACCAGAATCCTGTAAAGTTTGATGTATTAGAGAAAAATATGTTCGCCGGAATAGAGAAAATCTATCATCTCTACATCTACCAGTTGAACTTTTTGGTTGCGCTGAAAGAACTGGCAGAAAATCAGATTGAGATCGGTAAAAACAAATACATCAAAACCGATGCTGACATTAATCCTAACCAAAAATTCATCAACAATCAAGTTTTAATTAAATTGGAAGAAAATCCTGAGAGATTATTTTTCACAGGACAGCACAAACAATTGAAATGGGATCTGCATGATGATCTTTTGGTAAAAACTTTCCAGAGAATGTCTGCCGGAAAGCGTTATCAGGATTTTATGAAAGAAGAAGGATATTCTTTTGAGGAAGATCAGAAGTTTATCGGGAAATTATTCTTAAGATACATTGCTGAAAACGATGATTTTCATGATTATCTTGGTGATAAAGAACTTTCATGGTATGATGATATCCACATCGCGAATTCAATGGTTCAGAAGACCATCGGTTTCCTGAAAGAAGATGAAGAAAGCCGTACTTTAATTAAAATGATTAAAGATGAAGATGATAAAACTTTCGCGATGAAACTTCTGAGAAACACGTTGGACAGTTGGGAAAACAACGAAAAGAAACTGGAAGAAAGACTGGAAAACTGGGATCTTGAAAGAGTTTCTCTCATGGATAAAGTCATTTTATCGACGGCAATGGCGGAGCTGGACAATTTTCCTTTTACCCCTTCAAGAGTTATCATTAATGAATATATCGAGATCGCTAAAGTTTTCGCAACAGACCGCTCCAATATTTTCATTAACGGAATTTTAGATAAATATTGTAAAGATTTAAACAGAATATAA
- a CDS encoding DUF1573 domain-containing protein, protein MKKTLSIIALSVIGFGFVSCKKENKEVTGTETAASTPAAKGDSAAVAPVSGETTAAPASNQPLTTVALSENNFDFGKIKKGDKVEHVYEITNTGTNPLVISKVKPGCGCTAPDFTKDPIMPGKKGKITLRFDSTNFDGNVNKFADVFANVEKAPIRINFTANIQP, encoded by the coding sequence ATGAAAAAGACATTATCCATCATTGCTTTGTCTGTCATAGGCTTTGGATTCGTTTCCTGCAAAAAAGAAAATAAAGAAGTTACAGGAACTGAAACTGCTGCTTCAACGCCTGCAGCAAAGGGAGACTCTGCTGCTGTAGCTCCGGTTTCAGGAGAAACAACTGCGGCTCCGGCTTCCAATCAGCCACTCACTACGGTTGCACTTTCTGAAAACAATTTTGATTTCGGAAAAATTAAAAAAGGTGATAAAGTAGAGCACGTTTACGAAATTACCAATACCGGAACAAATCCTTTGGTTATCTCTAAAGTAAAGCCCGGATGCGGATGTACAGCTCCTGATTTTACAAAAGACCCGATTATGCCGGGTAAAAAAGGAAAAATTACTTTGCGCTTCGATTCCACAAACTTCGACGGAAATGTTAACAAATTTGCTGATGTTTTCGCAAACGTAGAAAAAGCTCCGATCCGAATCAATTTCACAGCTAATATTCAACCATAA
- the yajC gene encoding preprotein translocase subunit YajC, producing MNLLSIFLQTQPQGGGGMMMIMMGVMVVGFYFLMIRPQMRKQKQEKNFQETLKVGTRVVLTSGLHGRIAQVQEDGFVIETLSGKLKFEKAAVSREFTEARFGDKSKTSDKAEDKKEIETEKK from the coding sequence ATGAATTTATTATCCATATTTTTACAGACACAGCCACAAGGCGGCGGAGGAATGATGATGATCATGATGGGGGTGATGGTGGTAGGTTTCTACTTCCTGATGATCAGACCTCAGATGAGAAAGCAGAAGCAGGAAAAAAACTTCCAGGAAACTCTTAAAGTGGGGACAAGAGTGGTTCTTACTTCCGGACTTCACGGAAGAATTGCTCAGGTTCAGGAGGATGGTTTCGTTATTGAAACATTATCAGGAAAGCTGAAATTCGAAAAAGCTGCGGTTTCCAGAGAGTTTACGGAAGCGCGTTTCGGAGATAAATCCAAGACTTCTGATAAAGCGGAAGACAAAAAAGAAATCGAAACTGAGAAAAAATAA
- a CDS encoding SDR family NAD(P)-dependent oxidoreductase, which translates to MNQNTNKTVLILGANSDVAKQAAKQYVEKGFSVIAASRNTKSLEQFVSEHNLNSKVKVLSFDAVDFDSHQKFYNELPVKPHIVVYAAGFLVDNETALIDFKGTQQMMLVNYMGAVSILNIIATDKNNKNLERIVGLSSLSGVRGRKSNFVYGSTKAAFTTYLAGLRQELASRNIKVNALVIGYIRTKINEGLQLNESLMMEPDYVAKHIVNAGNSFTIVPNFKWKIIYLILKMLPESLVAKLP; encoded by the coding sequence ATGAATCAAAACACAAACAAAACCGTTCTCATTTTAGGCGCGAATTCCGATGTTGCAAAACAGGCAGCGAAACAATACGTCGAAAAAGGATTTTCCGTTATTGCCGCTTCCCGAAATACAAAATCTTTAGAACAATTTGTTTCAGAACATAATCTGAATTCCAAAGTGAAGGTTTTATCTTTTGATGCTGTTGATTTTGATTCTCACCAGAAATTTTATAATGAACTTCCTGTAAAACCTCATATTGTGGTCTATGCTGCAGGTTTTTTAGTGGATAATGAAACCGCTTTGATAGACTTCAAAGGCACTCAGCAAATGATGCTGGTCAATTATATGGGAGCCGTTTCTATTCTGAATATTATTGCAACGGATAAAAACAATAAAAATCTCGAAAGAATTGTCGGTTTATCTTCGCTTTCGGGAGTTCGCGGGAGAAAAAGCAATTTTGTTTACGGCAGTACAAAAGCTGCTTTTACTACGTATTTAGCTGGCTTAAGACAGGAATTGGCTTCAAGAAATATAAAAGTCAATGCTTTGGTGATTGGCTACATTCGTACAAAAATCAATGAAGGTTTACAGTTGAATGAATCTTTAATGATGGAACCTGATTATGTAGCAAAACATATCGTAAACGCAGGAAATTCTTTCACTATTGTTCCGAATTTTAAATGGAAAATCATTTATCTGATTTTGAAAATGCTGCCTGAAAGTCTGGTGGCGAAACTTCCTTAA
- the ligD gene encoding DNA ligase D translates to MLAKPHDEAFDDEDWIFEIKWDGYRAIADLSTDQPLFYSRNGISFLSKFEKISRDFENQIHHMILDGEIVAYDENGKPNFQWLQQIGDNPDLALTYQVFDILWLNGHSTEELPLIQRKELLKEALIETDVIKYCDHVPEKGTAFFSQMKKMKLEGMIAKKANSIYVENHRSSDWLKIKFTNTEEAIICGFTEPRGSREGFGALILGKYIDGKLTYSGHTGTGFNRELIQEILQKLEKITVAKSPFEIKPKTNMPVTWTKPELVCEIKYSEITKDGIFRHPVFVALREDKEPEEVRNSSEDYETVSQPKTTTMTIPKKIKSSENEQEITLNRHKVKLTNQDKIYFPKDGITKGDVIEYYQSVAAYILPHLKNRPLSLNRFPNGIEEQNFYQKDAGDSIPDWIKTTQVYSESNDKDIDYIYCNDKATLAYLNNLGCIDMNPWNSSLPDLDHPDFLVLDLDPSKKNTFDEVIETALQVNEVLESVKIHGYCKTSGSTGIHIYIPMGGKYEFDQVKDFAHLLMKQVNEKLPKLTTLERSLQKRDNKKIYLDYLQNRTGQTLASAYSLRPKEGAAVSMPLEWEELKKGLQPTDFNIHNALERIKEKGDFFKPVLGKGIDMMEALELLGDAE, encoded by the coding sequence ATGCTGGCAAAACCTCACGATGAGGCTTTTGATGATGAAGACTGGATTTTTGAAATCAAATGGGACGGTTATCGTGCCATTGCCGATTTAAGCACCGATCAACCTCTCTTCTACTCCAGAAACGGAATTTCTTTCCTTTCAAAATTTGAAAAAATATCGCGGGATTTTGAAAATCAGATTCATCATATGATTCTTGATGGTGAAATTGTTGCCTACGATGAAAACGGAAAACCTAATTTCCAATGGCTTCAGCAGATCGGTGACAATCCGGACCTGGCTCTCACCTATCAGGTTTTTGATATTTTATGGCTGAATGGTCATTCTACGGAAGAACTGCCGTTAATTCAGCGCAAAGAACTGTTAAAAGAAGCACTCATTGAAACCGATGTCATCAAATACTGTGATCACGTTCCGGAAAAAGGTACTGCATTTTTCAGTCAGATGAAAAAGATGAAACTCGAAGGGATGATCGCTAAAAAAGCCAACAGCATTTATGTAGAAAATCATCGGAGTTCCGACTGGCTGAAAATCAAATTTACCAATACTGAAGAAGCCATTATTTGCGGATTTACAGAACCTCGCGGTTCGAGAGAAGGTTTCGGAGCTTTGATTTTAGGAAAATATATTGACGGAAAGCTAACGTACAGCGGACATACGGGAACGGGATTTAACCGTGAACTGATTCAGGAAATTCTTCAGAAATTAGAAAAAATTACTGTCGCAAAATCACCTTTCGAAATAAAACCTAAAACCAATATGCCTGTAACATGGACAAAACCTGAACTGGTGTGCGAAATAAAATATTCAGAAATTACGAAAGACGGAATTTTTCGCCACCCTGTTTTTGTGGCATTGAGAGAAGATAAAGAACCTGAAGAGGTTAGAAATTCTTCTGAAGATTATGAAACTGTTTCCCAACCAAAAACAACGACAATGACAATTCCAAAAAAGATAAAATCGTCTGAAAACGAACAAGAAATTACCCTAAACCGACATAAGGTAAAACTGACCAATCAGGACAAAATATATTTCCCAAAAGATGGCATTACAAAAGGCGATGTCATCGAATATTACCAGTCGGTTGCAGCGTATATTTTACCACATCTTAAAAACCGTCCGCTTTCGCTAAACCGCTTTCCGAACGGGATAGAAGAGCAGAATTTTTATCAGAAAGACGCAGGTGACAGTATTCCGGACTGGATAAAAACAACACAGGTTTATTCGGAATCGAATGATAAAGACATTGATTATATTTATTGTAACGACAAAGCTACTTTGGCTTATTTAAACAATTTGGGCTGTATTGATATGAATCCGTGGAATTCTTCACTTCCCGATCTTGATCATCCTGACTTCTTGGTTTTAGACCTCGATCCTTCGAAAAAGAATACGTTTGATGAGGTTATTGAAACCGCTTTGCAGGTGAATGAAGTTTTAGAATCTGTAAAAATCCACGGATACTGCAAAACTTCCGGAAGCACGGGAATTCATATCTACATTCCGATGGGTGGAAAATACGAATTTGATCAGGTAAAAGACTTTGCGCACCTTTTAATGAAACAAGTCAATGAAAAATTGCCGAAACTCACGACACTGGAAAGAAGCTTACAAAAGCGTGACAACAAAAAAATCTACCTCGATTATCTTCAAAACAGAACCGGGCAGACTTTAGCAAGTGCTTACAGTTTGCGTCCAAAAGAAGGAGCTGCCGTTTCGATGCCTCTGGAATGGGAAGAACTGAAAAAAGGCTTACAACCTACAGATTTCAATATCCATAATGCGTTGGAAAGAATTAAAGAAAAGGGAGATTTCTTTAAGCCTGTTCTGGGAAAGGGAATTGATATGATGGAGGCGCTGGAATTGTTGGGAGATGCTGAATGA
- a CDS encoding DNA polymerase ligase N-terminal domain-containing protein, with amino-acid sequence MALKDYNEKRKFDETSEPKGKTKKSKDQLIFVIQRHAASRLHYDFRLEMDGVLKSWAVPKGPSLDPKDKRLAMMVEDHPYDYKDFEGNIPEGNYGAGQVEIWDSGTYEPLDNHSKLSDEKELLKELHAGSLKFILHGKKLKGEFALVKMKNTEENSWLLIKHKDDFAESDYDAEENTAKNSQVTKFLEEKKSLKSSKKKS; translated from the coding sequence ATGGCTCTGAAAGATTACAACGAAAAGCGGAAATTCGACGAAACCAGCGAACCGAAAGGAAAAACAAAAAAGAGCAAAGATCAGCTTATTTTTGTGATTCAGCGACACGCTGCATCACGACTGCATTATGATTTTCGTCTCGAAATGGATGGTGTGCTGAAAAGCTGGGCAGTTCCAAAAGGACCGTCATTAGACCCTAAAGACAAACGTCTTGCGATGATGGTGGAAGATCATCCCTACGATTACAAAGATTTTGAAGGAAATATTCCGGAAGGAAATTACGGAGCCGGACAGGTTGAAATCTGGGACAGCGGAACTTATGAACCTCTCGACAACCATTCCAAACTTTCAGATGAAAAAGAGCTGCTAAAAGAGCTTCACGCCGGATCTTTGAAATTTATCCTCCATGGAAAAAAGCTAAAAGGCGAATTTGCTTTGGTAAAAATGAAAAATACGGAAGAAAATTCATGGCTCTTAATCAAACATAAAGATGACTTCGCCGAAAGTGATTATGATGCAGAGGAAAACACTGCAAAAAATTCTCAGGTCACAAAATTTTTAGAGGAAAAAAAAAGCCTCAAAAGCAGCAAAAAAAAGTCATAA
- a CDS encoding Ku protein has translation MKAIWNGAIGFGLVNIPVKIYSATETTKLDLDMLDKSDFSNIRFKRVNENTGKEVKWENIVKGYLMDDKYIILDEEDYEAASPEKSKILSIDQFVKESEVDSVYFENPYYLEPQKNGENAYRLLLKALAKTEMVGVGTFVLRESEAIGMIRPYNNEVLVLNRLRFAQEIRDYGDLKIPAAKAPKPAELKMAVNLIEQLSQEFDPEMYKDTYSEALMKIIKQKAKGKNIKTKKAEPAKEGKVIDLMAQLKASLQNTKSKNAS, from the coding sequence ATGAAAGCAATCTGGAACGGCGCCATTGGCTTTGGATTAGTCAATATTCCTGTCAAAATCTACTCTGCTACCGAAACTACCAAACTGGATTTGGATATGCTGGATAAGTCTGATTTTTCGAATATCAGATTTAAAAGAGTGAACGAAAATACAGGCAAGGAAGTGAAATGGGAAAATATTGTAAAAGGATACCTCATGGACGACAAATACATTATTCTGGATGAAGAAGATTATGAAGCCGCAAGTCCCGAAAAATCCAAAATCCTTTCCATCGATCAGTTTGTAAAAGAAAGTGAAGTAGATTCTGTTTACTTCGAAAATCCGTACTATCTCGAACCACAGAAAAATGGTGAAAATGCTTATCGTCTTTTGCTGAAAGCATTAGCAAAAACAGAAATGGTGGGAGTAGGAACATTTGTTCTGCGCGAAAGTGAAGCCATCGGAATGATCCGCCCTTATAACAATGAAGTGTTAGTTTTAAACCGATTGAGATTCGCACAGGAAATCAGGGATTACGGAGATCTTAAAATTCCGGCAGCGAAAGCTCCGAAACCTGCTGAATTAAAAATGGCAGTAAACCTCATCGAACAGCTTTCACAGGAATTTGATCCTGAAATGTACAAAGACACGTATTCTGAAGCTTTAATGAAGATCATTAAGCAGAAAGCAAAAGGTAAAAACATCAAAACGAAAAAAGCGGAACCCGCAAAAGAAGGAAAAGTAATTGATCTGATGGCGCAGCTAAAAGCCAGTTTACAGAATACCAAATCTAAAAACGCATCATAA